The nucleotide window GGTTAGAAAACCCTCTGTTTTGTTTAGAACATGATGTAGCGGGGTGAATTCTTGCAGTGCACGGAGGATATTAGTAAAACCAACAATGGGGCTTTGTACCATTTGCTTGTCAAAAGGAAAGTTGTTCGTGCATACAAAAATTTAACTAATGCAGAACGTCGCCCAGTCGAGCTGCATAAAAAGTACTTGTATAACGTGCCTAAAGAAATTAGTGATGACACATTTTATTTGCGTGCTTTGCCCAAACCGAGAGGGAAAGTGTGACATTACAATAAACCGATGGGAAGAGAAAATCATGGCAAAGAAAGAATTTGAGGGGCATTTCACAAACCACTCTCGCTGGCGAAGTTCCACCACGTGGTTGTACCAGAGCAGTGTACCAAAGCAAGTTATTGTAGAAACCACTGTTCAGCGGTCATTTGATGGCGTGAGAGAATATAGATATACATCGTTAACACGTTAAACGAAAAGAAAGAGTCAAGCTCGGCCATGGGTTTTGGGTATACGCTATCTGGAGCCCATTTAAATACAGGTATATGGTTTTTTTTAGTCACAATTCGGGTATCGTTTTTCCTGGATTTTAGGTATTCAGTTTACAGACATgaattaaatgtttatttttcactcGAAGCGGCTCTTCTCGCAGGGCAttgttttacaattttgaagTATTTTGGTATCTTATGGGGAAAAAATCGGGTATATGGGTAGCTCACAACCGCCCCTGGCTGGGCCTGAAGAGTGAACTCTTGCGGCGAACGTTTCCTAAGAAAGTTGAAAAGGATGTTAAAAAGAGGAAGAGTTGTTTGAGAATCATGTCAGACAATGAAGTAAAAGAAATGGGTTTAAACGCAAGTCTTTGAGGAAAGGAGCAATGAATAGGACTATATATACAGTTGAAATTAGAACCAATACTACTAAAATTGATATTTCATATGGTAAGTAAGAAAGTTTGCTGCTGTAAGATGTGTAGTGGGTAGTTGTAATAAAGGCGCAATAAAGCGATAAAAAGGAAAACGTTCGCGGCTGCAATATTACAAAATTGCTTCATGTAGAGTGCACTATTACTGATATTGCAGTGCACTTAGCTTAGTGCAGTATAGAGTTCTTTTAGCTCGTTTAAAATTTACCCCTGATAATTAAGGACCGCCACCGTTCTCCTTAGAGACCTGGACCATACTGGAGACCTAATTACCTTCGTAGATTGAAATTGCTAGTATATATAATGCAGAGATGCACAACAGAATTTCATGAGGGTCGTAATGGAATCCTTACAAGAGATTGATTACAATACCTGAGAATTTGATCGAGTGGACCAATTTGCTGGTCCACCAAACAGGAAGCAAAATTTGCAGTGATCCCAAACATTAGCACTGGCACCAGAAAGTGGTTAATTTTCACCTGTGCGTTTCTCAAAGGCAACGCCCGAGGGTTTACTACCAGAAACAAGTACATCAGAAAAAGCGTAGTGAGCCCGCGCATTACCAGTTCTAGCCCGGCCCAGCGGAACTTATGCAATGCACTCTCCATTTGTGCCCAGTATACAGCAAGAGCAGCTTTGATCATCAAGCTCGAGAAACCTGCGGCAGCGAAGAAGCAAACCTAGTAAAGAAGAAAATATACTTTTCATATGAAGTAGCTGTTTCTTCATAGGTATTTTAAGGCGTGGTCAACGGTCACATGTGAAGTAATTTTCATTCTTTATATTCAGTCGATGAAATGTTGACGACATTTAAAAAATGACCTCACGTGATATGTAACTGACAACCACGGTGTAAAATTTCCTTATTTTCAAGAGGGATGTGGTAACCATTGGAATGAAGAAATGTCCACGAATGGGTAGCAGATTCTTCCCATTTTGGACTGCGAGAGTCCTCCAGGGAGTAGTGTTGTCTACACTCTGCTCCGGTTGTTGCACTCTGCTCCGGTTTTTCTCTctcaacaaaaccaaaacaaaaaccaaatctTTATTGAATTTGTTATGATTTAGTgtcatttgttttttaaatgcCCTATGACACAAATCAAGTGATCATGATTATTTTAATTCAGATCTGCCATTGAAGAGGAGATACAGGAATACGTAAAATTCGGATTGTAGCACAAAAGATGCAAGGGCGTGTGAAAATGGGAAACCCTGAGGCTACTTGACACAATATGAAAAATACGAACTGAGTGCCCTATTTAAATAAGGAACCTGATCCTGGTCGATCAGGTATTTCCCCAGCTGACGTACTCCACCTTGTTACCCGAGATCCgtacaaagaaagaaattgGAAGGCCGCCCTAAACATCCCAAAGACCTTTCACAATCTCCACAGAGTTCAGGTCATAGACCAGAGGATGGAGTGAAAAAAATTGGTTTAGCTGGGGTTTTCCCTTTCGTGTGTCCACATATCTGTTTTGAACCTTCGCTATTTTACGAAAATTGCATTTTTCGAGGACGACCACCCAAGCCCTATTACGACTCATTTGTTCTGTAAATTTAAAAGGTAAATATGATTGCTGTTCTCTGTCCCACAAAGTGGTATtaagttttcaaaaacaatatcATAAACGTCATTGTAATATTCTCTAACAATTCAAATGTCTGTGATCTTTTTTTGTGgggacaaattttttttttactcaccATTATTTTGACAGCCTTTGATTCTGTGTGTTCCCTGTCATAATCAAACCTGTTGTTGCGTAACAGCGCCCCTCCACTCGCAAGAATTATGAGAGAGCCAAGCAACGTAGCCACTGCGCGCGTGCTGGCGCCTACATGCAGTTTCCGAAAATATTGAAGCGCGCAAATAAGTGGGATGAGCAAGCAAGAGAAGCCAACGACAAACCCTATATTTCTGTTCTGCCTGTTGATCGAAGTCCTTGATATTTCGATTTGGCTACTTCCGTCATCTCTCACTTCCGCATCTGTTGTTTCGTTTTGAACCTGAATTGAATGCTCCAGGAATAGAAGTGAACATAACAGACGATAGTCGATCAACAGGGCTTTGTAAACCCTGAACAAGAAGCCAAACCATTCGCCGTAAAAATTTTCGGCTTGTTCCACATCAAAAGCTATGTTTAACGTGGCTTGTGTGTCCAACCAGTCGATAAAATTAAAAAACGCTAGCACCTCAAAATAAAAGCGAGCGTTTTCTCTGCAAGATTCGCGGACTCTGAAATCCCTGAGCCAAACGTAAACGGCTGCTTGAATGACCTTCTGAACGATGAAAACCGCTTGGTTCACGGCTAGCACCACCCACGCTTCACCTTTCGATGCTTGTTCCTGGATCAGAATCAACAGCCCAATTGCACATAATGGCAGGGTGATGATTGTGAGCAAGAGACCCATGGACGGTTGGTGTTTACCAAGGGTGGCTTGATCAGAAGGGCTGCGAGGCTTTTCGAAGAACAACACCGCTCCTAGCAAGACAAGAACCACTCCAACAAGAAACGCGGAGACCGTAAGGTGATAGCAGATCACATTAGGTTTTCCATGCCATGTATTTAACACTGCCACGGATGTAAGAATTCCAGCGATGAGGAAGAAAATATGCAAGGCGGGCGAAGCGAGGAACTTATGAATTGACTTAAAGCACACACTAAGAACGCTTAATACAAACACAACAACATAACACAACATGGAAAAGGACGAAGTGATAACTTGAGAAGCAAAACTCGTAGAATTGAGATTAAGCAATTCGATTCCATCGAATTCGCTTCCATTGAAGGGCATGTTGAGAGATTGTTGTTTTCACAATGATTAGTGTTAAATTGTCAATGCGCATAATCAATTTGCATTTGCGAAACCAATAATTTAGAAAATGAAATGTCaatttatggtaatttaggCGAGATTTTCCAGAGAGAGATATTTTTGTGACACCGAGACGAggaagtaaaagaaaaagaaaataagacgcgataTTTTAGTCCACGCCTTACGCTGGCGTCAGGGGAGGCCATATGAATACGTTTCCTGGTTCTACTCTTAAGGAGGAGTTTTCATTCCGCCCCGATGTTTTGTATGCTCGTTCAACAGGTTACGTACGATACTTTGTGATCATAACGTTTTGTACCCGCCTAGCTGTGGGAAATAACAAtattcaattattttattactaCTCGTAAACCAGGCGGTTTTCATCCTTCAGAAGGTCATTCAAGCAGCCGTTTACGTATGGCTCAGGGATTCCAAAGTCTGCGAATCTTACAGAGAAAATGCTCTCTTTTATTTCGAGGCGTTAGCGTGTTAGGTTTTGATTTGGAACAAGCCAAGAAATTTTAAGGCGAGTGGTTTGTGCAGGCTTTGCAAAGTTCTGTTGATCGACTATCGTCTGTTGTGCTCAATTCAAGCCCCTAACGAAAGCTGGTTGCAAAGGCAATGAGGCAAAATGTCTCGTTTCCGAGATATGCATCGATGAAATCAAACGGATACTCAGTTCAACCTTCGGCATGAAAAGGCTTCAtttaacatttcttttgttatttatttaagaCTTGCATTAATTCTAGTAACCTGATACTATTTCTTACGTATGTGGAAACTCTTGGTAGGTACTTTTTAGTGTGAACACAGGTAGGCCAAGCTTAGTTAGCAAAAGTGCTGATTTAGGGGttgtttacatggaggtagcactagcactaggaagatcctagaagacGAAATAACTTTTCGTTTGGTGTTACATGCAGAAATTTCTGTCTAGGTGGAAGTGGAGAATGAAAGCAAGATGGCGGGTGAGAACAACAAACATGTAATTCGGATGTATTCGGATAAATTCGGATGTATTCGACTCGCACCGTTTTCGACATTGTTGTCGATTGATTGCTCGTTACTTTCCACTGTGTCTCTCGTTTGGGCGGTgtatctttgaaacaaaacttgtccTGAATATTGTCGGCGATCATCAGAATCATTAGAATCGTCCTGTGGCAACGCCAGACAAAATTGTCGACCTTTGGCAGCTGAATACCGTGCAAACCCTGCCGCCGCCACGTTTGCTTTTTTTGTCCCTGGCACCTGGAACTTCCGAGCGAAGGCAGTTTACATGGTGCTAGGATCTTCCCAGCGCTAGGAACTTCCTAGCTGtgagctaggaagatcctagaactaGGGCCAAGTACGACCTCTTGTATGTAAACTGAATACAGAAAGCATATGGTGCTAGGATGATCCgccttctaggatcttcctagttctAGGACCTTcctacctccatgtaaacagcccctTACTAGCTACTATACAATGAATTCTTAGCGCTGGATCGATTTTTTGCCTTTTATCGCAAAAACATTTAGGAAAATAATCTTAATGTCTTGTGGCATCTATTGATAATCCCCTGAACGAATTTCACCTAATTTCGATAAATTTCACTTGTACGGTAGATGGACGTCAACTGAAATTCATCGAAATTGCAATAATGCTAATCTTGCGCTACCTAAGGTGTGATGTTACGCATGAACAGTCAGATGGACCTAGTACCCGAGAGCCCACTGGTGTCGCCTCTTCGAGGCACTAACCACGGAAACAAGAGTTGAAAAAGCGATACAATGATGTGCATGCAACCAAGCCCCACTTTGCAAGAAATTGACAATATTCTCTTTCTTAATTGTCGCTGGTAATTGCTTACATTCCTGGATAGTTGGTCGCTctatagtttgcatgcacagaGAACGAATACAACTTTATTTCTACTATTTGTAATGTAGTACCAAATGACGTATCTTTAAAAATGAGTAATATTATCCAGCAAGGGTGCCAATAAACTGATCTAGCTGACTAACTTTGATGGACGTGTCATTCACAAAAGGCTTCGATAACGCGAGGTTGAATTTCATATTTAGTTCTCGTAAAACTGATACTTACACCGAATGATTTAGAAGGGAAGTTTCACGGGAGTATTTTCTTTGAAGGGCGTTTTTGATAGAAATCACGAAAGTGAAAGATTCCCAAGATGACGTCAACCTTTTAGCACCTGCAAGTATTAAATACACCTACATCtgtctcttttttctttatccCCTTTTGCAAACCAGAAGCACACACTGATGTGCTCCTCGTAAAGTCGACAAACACACACGAAGGGGGTAGGGGGAGTGGAGATAGAAGACCTAGAGGGGTCCTGTACCTTGAAGGCGGACCATCTGATCCCCATGCCTCACAAGTGATGGTTGCATTAAGGTACACATCTGATGATCTTATGGCGTGGagctgtttttctgtttttacccCATGTGAATGTAAACCTGTATGCGACTTATGAGCAATAAGATAGTGACACGAACAACAGTTACATTGTCCGCTAagtttacattttattttacctgTGCTCAAGTTTCCAGTTTCTACGCCTCTTCGAAGTACAGATATTCTACCAGTCAAAAGTAAGTT belongs to Acropora muricata isolate sample 2 chromosome 9, ASM3666990v1, whole genome shotgun sequence and includes:
- the LOC136929281 gene encoding uncharacterized protein isoform X2; its protein translation is MPFNGSEFDGIELLNLNSTSFASQVITSSFSMLCYVVVFVLSVLSVCFKSIHKFLASPALHIFFLIAGILTSVAVLNTWHGKPNVICYHLTVSAFLVGVVLVLLGAVLFFEKPRSPSDQATLGKHQPSMGLLLTIITLPLCAIGLLILIQEQASKGEAWVVLAVNQAVFIVQKVIQAAVYVWLRDFRVRESCRENARFYFEVLAFFNFIDWLDTQATLNIAFDVEQAENFYGEWFGFLFRVYKALLIDYRLLCSLLFLEHSIQVQNETTDAEVRDDGSSQIEISRTSINRQNRNIGFVVGFSCLLIPLICALQYFRKLHVGASTRAVATLLGSLIILASGGALLRNNRFDYDREHTESKAVKIMVCFFAAAGFSSLMIKAALAVYWAQMESALHKFRWAGLELVMRGLTTLFLMYLFLVVNPRALPLRNAQVKINHFLVPVLMFGITANFASCLVDQQIGPLDQILRKRSPQEFTLQAQPGAVVSYPYTRFFPHKIPKYFKIVKQCPARRAASSEK
- the LOC136929281 gene encoding uncharacterized protein isoform X1; amino-acid sequence: MPFNGSEFDGIELLNLNSTSFASQVITSSFSMLCYVVVFVLSVLSVCFKSIHKFLASPALHIFFLIAGILTSVAVLNTWHGKPNVICYHLTVSAFLVGVVLVLLGAVLFFEKPRSPSDQATLGKHQPSMGLLLTIITLPLCAIGLLILIQEQASKGEAWVVLAVNQAVFIVQKVIQAAVYVWLRDFRVRESCRENARFYFEVLAFFNFIDWLDTQATLNIAFDVEQAENFYGEWFGFLFRVYKALLIDYRLLCSLLFLEHSIQVQNETTDAEVRDDGSSQIEISRTSINRQNRNIGFVVGFSCLLIPLICALQYFRKLHVGASTRAVATLLGSLIILASGGALLRNNRFDYDREHTESKAVKIMVCFFAAAGFSSLMIKAALAVYWAQMESALHKFRWAGLELVMRGLTTLFLMYLFLVVNPRALPLRNAQVKINHFLVPVLMFGITANFASCLVDQQIGPLDQILRKQVEGADQTSLLLLNELGSTMLLGFLIHVGLTFLVMQTRFNHCPQSHFRQEFPPLLQ